CTGACCAAATATCCTCATCACGATTAATACATTTAAAGTGTAGAGAAGGATGGAAAGGATTATTTGACCATAAACGATAAGCTTTCTTTGCTGCTTGGCGAACTTCTAATGGAAGATCGTAATATTCTGACCAAAAAGATGGTAAAGTAGCAGACTTCATAATCGATCGTAGTCCATCGGAGTCCCTTGTCCTTGACTAATTTGTTGCTTCGCAAGTTTTGCTGCTGCTACTAACTTACTTTGGCTTTTCTGAAAAGCTTTATCCCACTGCAATTCATCTTCAAGATCGAGAATATATTCTCTTAAATGCTCAATAACTCGTTCTTGTTGTGCATCAGGGAGAGATTCTATAATTTTAATAACAGTCGCTATATTTTCCCTTGACATTTTTGCTTATAGTTATTGTAGATAAAAAATGGGCGATACTGGATTTGAACCAGTGACCCCTGACCTGTGAAGGAAGTGCGCTACCCCTGTGCTAATCGCCCAAGAATTAACAATCTAACATAGATATTAACTAACGACAACCTAACCAAATAAAATC
The DNA window shown above is from Oscillatoria salina IIICB1 and carries:
- a CDS encoding ParE family toxin-like protein, translating into MKSATLPSFWSEYYDLPLEVRQAAKKAYRLWSNNPFHPSLHFKCINRDEDIWSVRITQNYRAIGILQGDTVTWFWIGSHDKYENFFG